The following coding sequences lie in one Myxococcales bacterium genomic window:
- the tsaE gene encoding tRNA (adenosine(37)-N6)-threonylcarbamoyltransferase complex ATPase subunit type 1 TsaE, with amino-acid sequence MKPAAPIELATRRETTRLAARLAPHLSGGDLVVLSGELGAGKTFFVRALCRALGLPGRVRVTSPTFSLVHEHATQPPIAHADLYRLSTPREVRDLGLDHQRDDGRLLIVEWGEPFIEVLGGDALVLTLGLGPRRAVFRATGARSRRILAEFSQSS; translated from the coding sequence ATGAAGCCGGCGGCGCCCATCGAACTCGCCACGAGACGCGAGACGACGCGCCTCGCGGCACGTTTGGCTCCGCACCTGTCGGGCGGCGATCTCGTGGTGCTCTCCGGCGAGCTGGGCGCAGGCAAGACCTTCTTCGTCAGGGCTCTGTGCCGAGCCCTGGGCCTTCCAGGGCGTGTGCGCGTGACCAGCCCGACGTTCTCTCTGGTGCACGAGCACGCTACCCAACCGCCCATCGCGCACGCCGATCTGTATCGGCTGTCCACGCCGCGAGAGGTGCGGGACCTCGGACTCGATCATCAGCGCGACGATGGACGCCTGCTCATCGTCGAGTGGGGCGAGCCCTTCATCGAGGTCCTGGGCGGAGATGCCTTGGTGCTCACGCTGGGGCTCGGGCCGCGGCGCGCGGTATTTCGGGCGACCGGTGCGCGCTCGCGGCGAATTCTGGCGGAATTCAGCCAGAGCAGCTAA
- a CDS encoding sulfatase-like hydrolase/transferase: protein MQDLEAGVEQERRAQVGRVPPVVEGKPEPAWRARRRRLRRLRKAVGAFLLLSPAIAVIAIDASRRSELLGTFQGYYRWTYAGAVAESLVLWSTLLYAASRRSGWGRWVAAALFVVGITFSFGGQAYFYSQYHAYLNVDVSLFASNFMDSVLNQLFADIGNYLKAKAPPLIVAIAMLVVARRVIRPRRIPSILACYLAPVFVIASFFIPTQHRHIQAATPDVLYLNAVGGLIRTQLGLTDQSNQLRPRARDSLPVEPLSAKPPTPRNVVLMILESVRADATCVEYDPECQRTGTSNLLLPKRFPLNQMRSLDSSTAISLAVLWAGILPTEDRETLHTWPLLFDYAHAAGWDTAYWTSQNMMFGNARLWVKNLGVSKFVAATDLDPTADLDMGAPENLLADRVNAEIGELKEPFFAVIHLSNVHYPYHIDRNGPLPFQPWTTSKAPDDNPHFFNYYQNSVYQQDLHVARMLKHLRSTEAGQRTAIVYLSDHAEAFREHGQMGHTFSVFDEEIHVPAWIDAPAGVLSEEQAKHLAAKKDEYVFQVDIAPTILDLMGLYDEPSIAKYKTKMPGHSLLRPEVTKQALAMTNCAGVWSCAFENWGYMQGSLKLEARAWDTGWHCYDVATDPEEKDPLPRERCAELEAHAMKTFGRLPGKKPD, encoded by the coding sequence GTGCAGGACCTGGAAGCAGGCGTCGAACAGGAGCGGCGCGCCCAGGTTGGGCGTGTGCCTCCGGTGGTGGAGGGCAAGCCCGAACCGGCTTGGCGTGCCCGTCGCCGCCGGCTACGCCGGCTGCGCAAGGCGGTCGGGGCCTTCCTGCTGCTTTCGCCGGCCATCGCCGTGATTGCCATCGACGCCTCGAGGCGCTCGGAGCTGCTCGGCACCTTCCAGGGTTATTACCGCTGGACGTACGCGGGCGCTGTGGCCGAGAGCTTGGTGCTCTGGTCGACGCTGCTCTACGCCGCCTCGCGCAGGAGCGGTTGGGGTCGCTGGGTCGCCGCCGCGCTGTTCGTGGTCGGCATCACGTTCTCGTTTGGCGGACAGGCCTATTTCTACTCGCAGTACCACGCCTACCTGAACGTCGACGTCTCGCTGTTTGCGTCGAACTTCATGGACAGCGTGCTGAACCAGCTGTTCGCAGACATCGGCAACTACCTGAAGGCCAAGGCGCCGCCCTTGATCGTCGCGATTGCCATGCTCGTGGTGGCGCGGCGGGTGATCCGGCCGCGGCGCATCCCGAGCATCCTGGCTTGTTACCTGGCGCCGGTGTTCGTCATCGCGTCGTTCTTCATTCCGACGCAGCACCGCCACATCCAGGCCGCGACGCCGGACGTGCTCTACTTGAACGCGGTCGGCGGGTTGATTCGCACGCAGCTTGGGCTCACGGATCAGTCGAACCAGCTGCGCCCGCGCGCTCGGGATTCACTGCCGGTCGAGCCGCTCAGCGCCAAACCCCCGACGCCGCGCAACGTCGTGCTGATGATCCTCGAGAGCGTCCGCGCGGACGCGACCTGTGTCGAATACGATCCCGAGTGCCAGCGCACCGGGACGTCGAACCTGCTCCTGCCCAAGCGCTTCCCGCTCAACCAGATGCGTTCGCTGGATTCGTCGACGGCCATCTCGCTGGCGGTGCTCTGGGCGGGTATTCTGCCGACCGAAGATCGCGAGACGCTCCACACCTGGCCGCTGTTGTTCGACTACGCCCACGCGGCCGGTTGGGACACCGCCTACTGGACCAGCCAGAACATGATGTTCGGCAACGCCCGGCTGTGGGTGAAGAACCTGGGCGTCAGCAAGTTCGTGGCCGCGACGGATCTCGATCCGACTGCGGATCTCGACATGGGCGCGCCCGAGAACCTGCTGGCCGACCGCGTGAACGCGGAGATAGGTGAGCTCAAGGAGCCGTTCTTCGCGGTGATTCACCTGTCGAACGTGCACTACCCGTATCACATCGACCGCAACGGTCCGCTGCCCTTTCAACCCTGGACCACCAGCAAGGCCCCGGACGACAACCCCCACTTCTTCAACTACTACCAGAACAGTGTCTATCAGCAGGACCTGCACGTGGCGCGCATGCTGAAACACCTGCGTTCCACCGAGGCGGGCCAGCGCACGGCCATCGTGTATCTGAGTGATCACGCGGAGGCCTTCCGTGAGCACGGGCAGATGGGCCACACCTTCAGCGTGTTCGACGAGGAGATCCACGTTCCGGCTTGGATTGACGCTCCGGCGGGTGTGCTCAGCGAAGAGCAGGCGAAACACCTGGCGGCCAAGAAGGACGAGTACGTGTTTCAGGTCGACATCGCGCCGACCATTCTCGATCTGATGGGCCTCTACGACGAGCCGAGCATCGCCAAGTACAAGACCAAGATGCCGGGCCACAGCCTGTTGCGCCCCGAGGTGACGAAACAGGCGCTGGCGATGACGAACTGCGCCGGCGTGTGGAGCTGTGCCTTCGAGAACTGGGGCTACATGCAGGGCAGTCTGAAGCTCGAGGCCCGCGCGTGGGACACCGGCTGGCACTGCTACGACGTCGCCACGGATCCCGAGGAAAAAGACCCGCTTCCCCGGGAACGGTGCGCCGAGCTCGAGGCCCACGCGATGAAGACCTTCGGACGTTTGCCGGGGAAGAAGCCCGACTGA
- the nadA gene encoding quinolinate synthase NadA, with the protein MPTNEPFPSLLIDAAGISAAGAFAEAQAAFLDPDPAEVGELGRLLREKNAAIVAHFYMDPELQGVLAATDWPHIFISDSLVMADRAVDMVKAGATTVIVLGVDFMSENVRAILDASGYSDVPVYRVAEQAIGCSLAEGAEAPAYGAYLTLAQKTPSSLHVVYINTSLRTKAYAQSLLPTITCTSSNVVKTVLQTFAQIPGSHVWFGPDTYMGQNLAGLFGRFASCPTRQSVRSTPNTVARRSRRCSRGSTTSSRATASCTTCSVPRSPSECGRNTRMRSSPRTSRCRARCSASRSRLSGVTRGWSVRPRTSWGSSDANWTPPWPPARPPGFASCSAPRLA; encoded by the coding sequence ATGCCCACCAACGAGCCTTTTCCCTCGCTCCTGATCGACGCCGCCGGCATCAGCGCGGCGGGTGCCTTCGCCGAAGCGCAGGCGGCTTTCCTGGATCCGGATCCGGCGGAGGTGGGCGAGCTCGGGCGCCTCTTGCGCGAGAAGAACGCGGCCATCGTCGCGCACTTCTACATGGATCCCGAGCTTCAAGGTGTGCTCGCCGCCACCGACTGGCCGCACATCTTCATCTCCGACTCGCTGGTGATGGCGGACCGCGCCGTCGACATGGTGAAGGCAGGTGCCACGACGGTCATCGTGCTCGGCGTCGACTTCATGAGTGAGAACGTGCGAGCGATCCTCGACGCCAGCGGGTATTCAGACGTGCCGGTGTACCGCGTGGCGGAGCAGGCCATTGGCTGCTCGCTGGCCGAGGGAGCCGAAGCGCCAGCCTACGGCGCCTACCTCACGCTCGCCCAGAAGACACCGAGCTCCCTCCACGTCGTCTACATCAACACGAGCCTTCGCACGAAGGCCTACGCTCAGTCGCTCTTACCGACCATCACCTGCACGTCGAGCAACGTGGTCAAGACGGTGCTCCAGACCTTTGCCCAGATCCCTGGTTCACACGTCTGGTTCGGGCCGGACACTTACATGGGGCAAAACTTGGCCGGGCTGTTTGGTCGCTTCGCGAGCTGCCCGACGAGACAATCCGTGCGCTCCACCCCGAACACAGTCGCGAGACGATCTCGGCGTTGCTCCCGCGGTTCCACTACTTCGAGCAGGGCAACTGCGTCGTGCACCACATGTTCGGTGCCGAGGTCGCCGAGCGAGTGCGGAAGGAATACGAGGATGCGTTCATCACCGCGCACCTCGAGGTGCCGGGCGAGATGTTCAGCGTCGCGCTCTCGGCTCAGCGGCGTGACGCGGGGGTGGTCGGTTCGACCTCGGACATCCTGGGGTTCATCGGACGCAAACTGGACGCCGCCGTGGCCGCCGGCTCGCCCGCCCGGCTTCGCTTCGTGCTCGGCACCGAGGCTGGCATGA
- a CDS encoding WD40 repeat domain-containing protein, with the protein MARARATDGETEAPAPPAAAPREPVLVPQTGHVAQVWSVAFHPSGRFVATGGFDHTIGIWNTTGGLVAHLVGHHEALKRVAWSADGKVFASIARDSRIIVWDLARFAPKLTIEHPGFDLELSGDGKRIYTVGPKAELSVYDAATGRLIDTAQTPNGEGRQLLGVALSPDGRSVATASLDGRVHIWDARTLRVRATGMARTWRVAFSPDGSLVAAPTGAHVLMFDAQTGKTTRDIPLTSPVSQLVFSPDGARLIAGGSKRVHVLDVASGRQLASYSVGILEALAISPDGSLLVTGNDDPQVRLWRADTGAPLRAFGTPWGEVRAASFDPKGERFASAAAGWIDVWDARVGRILQRLAGEGREPGAPVWSATGKLIAAGVGDGSVRVWDAASGAKVTTISRPTRDDWGPRLQFSPDGERLAVVIGASVSIWDHGRQKVVKTFTTTARMIAGVLWKGSLLVVGGADAVELFDTQSWKLVATLDLKQVQPFSRADGLLFSPDARQLLVTSGQYLSLWDAGTGALLAKTSGRTLFALPAFYPDGKHIVFPGMNRGASVWDPTTGRVTPLVSIGAAVRQLRVSPDGAQVAVASDDSSIRLVDTQHHTLLRTLSGPQARIWSLEFNPSGTLLLSASHQARIHRVSDGKAVTFRARPDRPSGWVHTSDGFFAGSSAALDSVRFRIGADLEHAELVAPSALPQSNERPELIAELLR; encoded by the coding sequence GTGGCGCGTGCCCGCGCGACCGACGGCGAGACAGAGGCGCCGGCGCCGCCCGCCGCAGCTCCGAGGGAGCCAGTGCTCGTGCCGCAGACCGGGCATGTCGCGCAGGTCTGGTCCGTGGCATTTCATCCGAGTGGACGCTTCGTCGCAACGGGCGGTTTCGATCACACCATCGGGATCTGGAACACGACTGGCGGGCTCGTGGCGCACCTGGTCGGGCATCACGAGGCGCTGAAGCGCGTCGCGTGGAGCGCCGACGGCAAGGTCTTCGCGTCCATCGCTCGCGACTCGCGCATCATCGTCTGGGATCTCGCGCGGTTCGCGCCCAAGCTCACCATCGAGCACCCAGGCTTCGACCTGGAGCTCAGCGGGGACGGCAAGCGCATCTACACGGTCGGGCCCAAGGCGGAGCTGTCGGTGTACGACGCCGCAACGGGGCGACTGATCGACACCGCGCAAACGCCGAACGGCGAGGGGCGCCAGCTGCTCGGAGTGGCTCTCAGCCCCGACGGTCGCAGCGTGGCCACGGCTAGCCTGGACGGCCGCGTTCACATCTGGGACGCCCGCACGCTTCGGGTTCGCGCCACCGGCATGGCGCGCACCTGGCGTGTGGCCTTCAGCCCCGACGGATCGCTGGTCGCTGCACCCACGGGCGCACACGTGCTCATGTTCGACGCCCAGACCGGCAAGACTACGCGCGACATTCCGCTGACCAGCCCGGTGTCTCAGCTGGTGTTCAGCCCCGACGGCGCGCGGCTCATTGCCGGCGGTAGCAAGCGCGTGCACGTGCTCGACGTTGCGAGCGGCAGGCAGCTCGCCAGCTATTCCGTCGGCATCCTCGAGGCGCTCGCCATCAGCCCCGACGGATCGCTGCTCGTCACCGGCAACGACGACCCTCAGGTGCGGTTGTGGCGCGCCGACACTGGTGCGCCGCTGCGCGCCTTCGGCACACCGTGGGGCGAGGTCCGAGCGGCGAGCTTCGACCCGAAGGGGGAGCGTTTTGCCAGCGCGGCCGCCGGCTGGATCGACGTGTGGGACGCGCGCGTCGGCCGCATCTTGCAGCGCCTTGCAGGAGAGGGTCGTGAGCCCGGTGCGCCCGTCTGGTCAGCGACCGGCAAGCTGATCGCAGCGGGTGTCGGCGACGGCTCCGTGCGGGTCTGGGACGCCGCGAGCGGCGCGAAGGTCACGACGATCAGTAGACCGACCCGCGACGACTGGGGTCCGCGCCTTCAGTTCTCCCCCGACGGGGAGCGCCTGGCGGTCGTGATCGGCGCCAGCGTGAGCATCTGGGACCACGGACGGCAGAAGGTCGTGAAGACCTTCACGACCACGGCGCGCATGATCGCAGGCGTTCTCTGGAAAGGCAGCCTGCTCGTCGTCGGGGGAGCCGACGCAGTCGAGCTCTTCGACACACAGAGCTGGAAGCTCGTCGCAACGCTCGATCTGAAACAAGTGCAGCCCTTCAGCCGTGCAGACGGGCTCTTGTTCTCGCCCGATGCGCGGCAGCTGCTCGTGACTTCGGGACAGTACCTGTCGTTGTGGGATGCTGGAACGGGAGCGCTGCTCGCAAAGACCTCCGGCCGCACGCTGTTTGCTCTCCCGGCGTTCTACCCGGACGGCAAACACATCGTTTTCCCGGGCATGAATCGGGGTGCATCCGTCTGGGACCCGACCACCGGCCGCGTCACGCCCCTCGTCAGCATCGGCGCGGCGGTGCGCCAGCTGCGCGTGAGTCCGGACGGTGCGCAGGTCGCCGTCGCCAGCGACGACAGTTCGATTCGCCTCGTCGACACCCAACACCACACCTTGCTTCGCACCCTGAGTGGACCCCAGGCACGCATCTGGAGCCTCGAGTTCAACCCGAGCGGGACGCTGCTCTTGTCCGCGAGTCATCAGGCTCGCATCCACCGTGTGAGTGACGGCAAGGCGGTCACCTTCCGCGCCCGACCCGACCGCCCGAGCGGCTGGGTGCACACCAGCGACGGTTTTTTTGCCGGGTCGAGCGCGGCCCTCGACTCCGTGCGCTTCCGCATCGGCGCCGATCTGGAACACGCCGAGCTCGTGGCACCGAGCGCCTTGCCACAGAGCAACGAGCGACCCGAGCTGATCGCAGAGCTCTTGCGTTAG
- a CDS encoding ABC transporter permease — MASGGPGLLASFTGPPIAALETIGQLLLLTGRTIAWSIRPPYRISQLLAAMDFVGVQSVFIVSLTGIFSGMVLSLQTVNSLRQFSAEGSVGAVVAISLAREIAPVFSALMVTARAGSAMAAELGNMRVTEQIDALVTMGVSPVQYLLSPRMVAAILMGPLLCVLYGCVGMVGAWIVAVKWLSVDPGVFVANIERYLELKDFWMGMIKAAVFGFLLSAISCNQGFYASGGARGVGLATTRAVVQSAVALLIANYFITDWLTQL; from the coding sequence ATGGCGAGCGGAGGCCCCGGCCTGCTCGCGAGCTTCACCGGGCCGCCTATCGCGGCGCTGGAGACCATCGGGCAGCTCTTGCTGCTCACGGGCCGCACCATCGCCTGGTCGATCCGCCCACCCTATCGCATCAGTCAGCTGCTTGCGGCGATGGACTTCGTCGGAGTTCAGTCGGTGTTCATCGTGTCGTTGACCGGGATCTTCAGCGGCATGGTGCTGTCGCTGCAGACCGTGAACAGCCTGCGGCAGTTCAGCGCGGAGGGCAGTGTGGGCGCGGTCGTTGCCATCTCTCTGGCGCGAGAGATCGCTCCGGTGTTCAGCGCGCTGATGGTCACCGCGCGGGCGGGCAGTGCCATGGCGGCCGAGCTGGGGAACATGCGGGTCACCGAGCAGATTGACGCGCTGGTCACGATGGGGGTCAGCCCGGTTCAGTACCTGCTGTCACCCCGCATGGTCGCCGCGATCTTGATGGGCCCCCTCTTGTGTGTGCTCTACGGCTGCGTCGGCATGGTCGGCGCGTGGATCGTCGCCGTGAAGTGGTTGAGCGTGGACCCCGGCGTGTTCGTCGCCAACATCGAGCGCTACCTGGAGCTCAAGGACTTCTGGATGGGCATGATCAAGGCCGCAGTGTTTGGTTTCTTGCTCTCGGCAATCTCCTGCAACCAGGGCTTTTACGCCAGCGGCGGCGCTCGCGGTGTGGGCCTGGCGACCACGCGAGCCGTGGTACAGAGCGCGGTCGCCCTGCTCATCGCGAATTACTTCATCACCGATTGGCTGACCCAGCTGTGA